The following are from one region of the uncultured Hyphomonas sp. genome:
- a CDS encoding sigma-70 family RNA polymerase sigma factor: MKPLSSKPDAMSAGAPVAVNGSGDFEQLYRVYWQDLCGHLRRVFGAGPPEPEDAVQAAFIRFAALEEPQRVRNPRAFLLVTARNIILDQKRRSGRHLDYAKAVLAENSGPQLDDLSPERVLIEKERFEVINEVFQTLPHKQQVILTLRRRYNYTYKQISDETGWSYGDVYRQMDKALASLSQALKR; this comes from the coding sequence ATGAAACCCCTATCATCGAAGCCTGACGCGATGAGCGCCGGAGCGCCCGTGGCCGTAAACGGTTCGGGAGATTTTGAGCAGCTCTACCGCGTTTATTGGCAAGACCTGTGTGGTCACCTGCGGCGCGTGTTCGGGGCCGGCCCTCCGGAGCCGGAAGACGCCGTGCAGGCCGCGTTCATTCGTTTCGCTGCTTTGGAAGAACCGCAACGGGTGAGAAACCCGCGGGCGTTTCTTCTGGTAACGGCGCGCAACATTATTCTGGACCAGAAACGCCGCTCAGGACGCCATCTGGACTACGCCAAAGCCGTACTCGCTGAAAATTCTGGTCCCCAGTTGGATGATTTGTCTCCCGAACGCGTCTTAATTGAGAAAGAGCGTTTTGAAGTCATCAATGAAGTGTTCCAGACACTGCCGCACAAGCAACAGGTTATCCTGACCTTGCGGCGGCGGTACAACTACACTTACAAGCAGATTTCCGATGAAACGGGATGGTCCTATGGCGATGTTTACAGGCAAATGGACAAGGCGCTCGCCAGTCTGTCGCAAGCGCTGAAGCGCTAG
- a CDS encoding FecR domain-containing protein: protein MVRPDSNKDKGHTERVEAQARSWAVYLHSGDTTADKLAEFEAWLAADSDHAIAYHDYEQIMMDLGMPCGASDAVQSGRPDVDHLADAGAKRVSSTFRALTGGVLAAAFVLAAAVGVSLYERPAPDAGLQTVDLPAMETRIAEIRDVVLPDGTVVTLGARSRIDYKFEDGLRTVVLDEGEAYFDVAPDKAHPFYVQAGDRLIRVVGTQFDVRQSSTSVTVAVVEGVVEVMKAQDPEATEKRHGTLARDVLTAGDKVTATIGKSQRLIEAIDPEKAASWRTGWLAYDDVSLDDIIADLHRYDDRNFVFSDAELRRLRVTAAFGADNVDQFLYALEASYPLSVDRKDPAKVVFRPAS, encoded by the coding sequence TTGGTACGGCCAGATTCCAATAAAGATAAGGGCCACACCGAACGTGTGGAGGCGCAGGCACGGTCCTGGGCCGTATACCTCCATTCAGGGGATACCACCGCTGACAAGCTCGCCGAATTCGAGGCCTGGCTGGCCGCAGACAGTGATCATGCCATTGCCTATCATGACTATGAGCAGATCATGATGGACTTGGGCATGCCTTGCGGTGCATCAGACGCGGTGCAGAGCGGACGACCCGATGTGGACCATTTGGCGGACGCCGGAGCGAAACGCGTGTCGTCCACCTTCCGGGCCCTCACGGGCGGTGTCCTGGCCGCCGCATTCGTCCTGGCTGCAGCGGTCGGAGTGTCGCTGTATGAACGGCCCGCGCCGGACGCCGGGCTTCAGACGGTTGATTTGCCAGCCATGGAAACCCGGATCGCCGAGATCCGCGATGTGGTGCTGCCAGATGGAACGGTCGTGACGCTCGGGGCGAGATCCCGGATCGATTACAAGTTCGAGGACGGCCTGAGAACGGTGGTGCTGGACGAGGGGGAAGCCTACTTCGATGTCGCGCCGGACAAGGCCCACCCGTTTTACGTTCAGGCTGGCGACCGTCTCATCCGCGTTGTGGGAACACAGTTCGATGTGCGGCAGTCCTCTACGTCGGTCACGGTGGCCGTCGTTGAGGGGGTTGTTGAGGTGATGAAGGCGCAGGACCCGGAAGCGACCGAGAAGCGGCATGGCACCCTTGCCAGGGATGTGCTCACGGCGGGTGACAAGGTCACCGCGACGATCGGTAAGAGCCAACGCCTGATCGAGGCGATTGATCCTGAAAAGGCTGCCAGCTGGCGGACGGGTTGGCTGGCATATGACGACGTCAGTCTCGACGACATTATTGCGGACCTCCATCGCTATGATGACCGGAATTTCGTCTTTTCGGACGCAGAGTTGCGCCGTCTGCGTGTGACAGCCGCGTTCGGTGCTGACAATGTGGACCAGTTTCTCTATGCGCTGGAAGCGTCTTATCCACTGTCGGTTGATCGCAAGGATCCCGCTAAAGTAGTGTTCCGTCCGGCCAGTTGA
- a CDS encoding TonB-dependent receptor, with the protein MSLFFLQAPQAFCDPADSDAPFFQIEAQPLAHALMEYSKQSKVVIVVPSGMLEGKRSHTVRGHLDYEAALSVLLRGTGLEVEQLENGALTLQRVDPVDVEPPQSKTPVQVLPPEPPPSKPPFVKVTEIDDGESTQDTVIVTGIRGAPRSVIDSPTPVDVFTYQDLQQGSPKGIYDSIRFLIPSFNVPTRGGGGTAAIIASGGMRGLNPDHTLVLVNGKRRHKTALIYSVSSLYNGAAGVDLNMFPSSAISRIEVLRDGAAAQYGSDAIAGVINIILKDDPDANEVTISAGQNFDRNDGDFFTASVNSGTTIGPSGHLNVFYNFMSQEESNRAVPISDRINLYPLLDGQVRDPREATIERMITQNYGAFPQTAHIFGGNFSYETAGFEVYAFGTYGMRTSELNWSFRAPNRDVSLPEVYPDGFRPRLTIEEDDFDLAAGLRGETASDWTWDLSFSFGSNNTDWTNSNSLNASLGPSSPTRFEIGRLISSEWIGALDVTKLYDFGSRGTLQTSFGLQHRLETYEVEEGDVASWAAGNYVRPAGQPYAGERLAPGAQATPGFRPDDAGRVERSNLSAYAELGWSPSERLFLNAALRYEDFDDAAGDELIYKVGGRYAVSDFLAFRASYNTGFRAPSLAQQAYSSTTSQFVDLDGNGETELLLLKNLAVDSAAAQALGASPLQPETSRNSSIGFALTPFSNLSITVDAYQIELDDRIVVTSTFSPLDRDLSADGVTTIGDQVQALLGASGLSPGISGQYYTNAIDTRTRGLDIVATYRASTAYGGFRFIGGINRNETDIRGIVDNPPELESLGNIELFNRGKRGALTDAIPDSKITLGLDWDCGRFRTNVRATRFGGYTVRNAKNSDEDYDVRPEWIADLELGYALSESFTVYAGANNIFNTYPERIREPSLTTGSNMYNTFAPFGFTGGTWFVRGAYNW; encoded by the coding sequence GTGTCCCTGTTTTTCCTGCAGGCCCCGCAGGCATTTTGCGATCCCGCAGATTCTGACGCGCCATTTTTCCAGATTGAGGCGCAACCGCTCGCGCATGCGCTTATGGAGTACTCGAAACAGTCCAAGGTCGTGATTGTTGTGCCGTCGGGTATGCTGGAAGGGAAGAGGTCCCACACTGTCCGTGGCCATCTGGATTACGAAGCGGCGCTAAGTGTCCTTCTCAGGGGAACAGGACTTGAGGTTGAGCAACTGGAAAATGGCGCGCTGACCCTGCAGCGGGTCGATCCGGTCGATGTTGAGCCTCCACAATCGAAGACCCCTGTTCAGGTGCTGCCGCCCGAACCGCCGCCGTCAAAGCCACCCTTTGTGAAGGTGACCGAGATCGACGACGGGGAAAGCACTCAGGATACGGTTATCGTGACCGGCATTCGAGGTGCCCCCCGATCCGTCATTGATAGTCCGACACCTGTCGATGTCTTCACCTATCAGGACCTTCAGCAGGGGAGCCCGAAAGGTATTTATGACTCTATCCGGTTCCTGATCCCGTCCTTCAATGTGCCGACCCGTGGAGGAGGTGGTACGGCGGCCATTATCGCAAGCGGAGGCATGCGCGGTCTCAACCCCGATCACACGCTGGTTCTGGTGAATGGGAAACGCAGACACAAAACCGCGCTCATTTATTCTGTCTCCTCGCTTTATAATGGTGCGGCGGGCGTTGATCTGAACATGTTTCCGTCGTCTGCAATCTCACGGATCGAGGTTCTGAGAGACGGTGCCGCGGCGCAATACGGTTCAGATGCGATCGCCGGCGTGATCAATATCATTCTGAAAGACGACCCGGACGCGAATGAAGTCACGATTAGTGCCGGACAGAATTTCGACCGTAACGATGGTGATTTCTTCACCGCTTCGGTCAATAGCGGCACGACCATCGGTCCGTCAGGCCACCTGAACGTGTTCTACAACTTCATGAGCCAGGAAGAGTCGAACCGGGCCGTGCCGATCTCTGATCGGATCAATCTTTATCCCTTGCTGGATGGCCAGGTTCGTGATCCCAGGGAAGCCACTATCGAACGCATGATTACGCAAAACTATGGGGCATTTCCTCAGACGGCCCACATATTTGGCGGAAATTTTTCTTATGAGACTGCGGGCTTCGAAGTCTATGCTTTCGGAACTTACGGGATGCGAACGTCCGAGCTGAACTGGTCTTTTCGGGCGCCAAACCGGGATGTGTCATTGCCGGAGGTCTATCCCGATGGCTTCCGGCCGCGTCTGACGATTGAGGAAGATGATTTCGATCTGGCTGCAGGTCTGCGGGGAGAAACGGCGAGCGACTGGACCTGGGACCTTTCGTTCAGTTTCGGCTCGAACAATACTGATTGGACAAATTCCAACAGCCTGAATGCGAGTCTTGGCCCCTCCAGCCCTACACGATTTGAGATCGGCCGCCTGATCTCGTCTGAATGGATCGGCGCGCTGGACGTGACGAAGCTTTACGACTTTGGCAGCAGGGGCACGCTGCAGACATCCTTCGGTCTGCAGCACCGTCTTGAGACGTACGAGGTGGAAGAGGGAGATGTGGCCAGCTGGGCTGCGGGGAATTATGTCCGGCCGGCCGGACAGCCATATGCAGGTGAACGTCTGGCGCCGGGCGCGCAAGCGACGCCGGGCTTTCGGCCGGATGATGCCGGACGCGTGGAGCGATCAAACCTCAGCGCCTACGCTGAGCTCGGGTGGAGCCCGTCGGAACGCCTGTTCCTCAACGCGGCCCTCAGATATGAGGATTTTGACGACGCGGCTGGTGACGAGTTGATCTACAAGGTGGGGGGGCGTTACGCTGTCAGCGATTTTCTGGCATTTCGTGCGTCGTACAATACGGGGTTCCGGGCGCCGTCTCTGGCGCAACAGGCCTATTCGTCAACGACGAGCCAGTTCGTCGATCTGGATGGCAACGGAGAAACGGAACTTCTGCTCCTCAAGAATCTTGCTGTGGATTCTGCCGCCGCACAGGCATTGGGAGCATCGCCACTTCAGCCGGAGACTTCCAGGAATTCAAGTATTGGCTTTGCACTGACGCCTTTCTCAAACCTTTCCATAACGGTGGATGCCTATCAGATCGAACTGGATGACCGGATTGTCGTGACATCCACATTTTCACCGCTGGACCGCGATCTGTCTGCGGATGGTGTCACAACCATTGGTGACCAGGTGCAGGCGCTGCTTGGCGCCAGTGGTCTCTCACCCGGGATAAGTGGCCAATACTACACGAATGCCATCGACACGCGCACAAGGGGGCTCGATATCGTGGCAACGTACCGGGCAAGCACGGCGTATGGGGGCTTCAGATTTATCGGCGGAATCAACCGAAACGAAACGGACATTCGCGGCATTGTCGATAATCCCCCGGAGCTGGAATCTCTGGGAAATATTGAGCTGTTCAACCGGGGTAAGCGGGGGGCTTTGACAGACGCGATACCGGACTCCAAAATAACACTTGGGCTGGATTGGGATTGCGGCCGGTTCAGAACGAATGTCCGCGCGACGCGGTTCGGAGGTTATACTGTGCGAAACGCGAAAAATTCGGATGAGGATTATGATGTCCGTCCGGAATGGATTGCCGATCTCGAACTGGGTTACGCGCTCTCCGAAAGCTTCACGGTCTATGCCGGGGCGAACAATATTTTCAATACCTATCCTGAGCGCATCAGGGAGCCGTCACTCACCACCGGTTCGAATATGTACAACACGTTTGCCCCGTTTGGGTTCACCGGCGGAACCTGGTTTGTACGTGGAGCCTATAATTGGTGA
- a CDS encoding TonB-dependent receptor plug domain-containing protein, giving the protein MASSVIQAAIAEPEPDDGDTRRLETIRVEGQAVNALTSDIAVDFAEFGTQVQLISSEEIETGGFTNFGELASGLIRGANIGYSPDEGEFTIRIDGGTDRDTLLLVDGVPYFDRSSPLEDLWPATAIDPRMIDSVEVYRGGNSLYFGSNGGLGVVSVRTKEPDGTTKGQFGVYAGAFKTREIYGNMSFPLDKAGKHSILVFGRSYETDAHELFSKEAYGDNVLALGGRHEFPYSYNSLGIKYLWQIGPDTEFRAGASYSTIDFRDSFPQSTVFQPNFTEFPIYNASFKHRFNDKLKIDLEAHYQDPQLKNNEIDARICQIPRLGDLPADIQTIAANQGITDFSTAAAYEAFAASVPGLPAGCVTNPYGSAGSAGDDNWNGGSSFYINQDPNSPFYGKPYGTVDNPFPIGAPIGYVVQSTASFGDGGLTKGFGTTDQRESGYVDYGFNARATYTLNDYVEVVAGVQNTSYKDNSDDSFGVRDVKLTSTGVYADLRLSLPVLEGFSGSFAARQDFNDNFDDQSVWKVGLRQNFGHGLYARGSGGTSYSLPKIDEIGAFGAGANINPGLQPQEVDAFNIGAGIDGDIFGGTYNVELGYFETDIKNLFSSRAVGAVCLQYANDIANPLFSNLTNDTAAIEQNRRNIIAPDDFCGTAASGLSDPGESVAVNALANQDIKGFTIDVAFDFDKWQADFSYTDMESLEPNPVYGTLARLDGTSTNLDFVIPGKAGSSEHRQSSERPEWTLSGLVTYTPNDNWVFALNPRWQGPEWAYAGTSLARLVDADGNRVVDDMNFGDYFVLNGSVQYFMGDRKQHRFLIRGVNLLGEDYFERASGGSTYTRDRAVVRGEIGPNDSAYYRQYGWNGKPRSFWIQYEYSF; this is encoded by the coding sequence ATGGCATCAAGCGTCATTCAGGCTGCGATTGCCGAACCAGAGCCGGATGACGGGGATACACGCCGGCTAGAAACCATTCGCGTCGAAGGCCAGGCAGTAAATGCTCTGACGTCTGACATTGCTGTCGACTTTGCCGAATTCGGCACACAGGTTCAGCTTATCAGCTCTGAAGAAATTGAAACCGGAGGCTTTACCAATTTCGGCGAACTGGCCTCAGGCCTGATCCGCGGCGCCAACATCGGCTACTCTCCGGATGAGGGTGAATTCACCATCCGTATCGACGGCGGTACCGACCGGGATACGCTGCTCCTCGTCGATGGTGTCCCCTACTTTGACCGCTCTTCTCCACTGGAAGACCTCTGGCCCGCAACGGCCATTGATCCGCGTATGATCGACAGCGTCGAAGTCTATCGCGGCGGCAACAGCCTCTATTTCGGGTCCAATGGCGGCCTCGGCGTCGTGAGTGTTCGCACCAAGGAGCCGGACGGCACGACCAAAGGCCAGTTCGGTGTATATGCCGGTGCGTTCAAGACCCGTGAAATCTACGGCAATATGTCTTTCCCGCTCGACAAGGCAGGCAAGCATTCAATTCTCGTGTTTGGCCGCTCATACGAGACAGACGCTCACGAGTTGTTCAGCAAGGAAGCCTATGGCGACAACGTGCTGGCGCTCGGCGGCCGCCACGAATTTCCTTACAGCTATAACAGCCTCGGCATCAAATATCTGTGGCAGATCGGACCTGATACGGAGTTCCGCGCGGGCGCGTCCTACTCAACCATCGACTTCCGCGATTCCTTCCCGCAGAGCACGGTGTTCCAGCCGAATTTCACCGAATTTCCGATCTACAATGCGTCCTTCAAGCACCGTTTCAACGACAAGCTGAAGATCGACCTTGAAGCGCATTATCAGGACCCGCAGCTCAAGAACAACGAGATCGACGCCCGCATCTGCCAGATCCCGCGTCTTGGCGACCTGCCGGCCGACATTCAGACGATCGCGGCAAATCAGGGCATTACGGACTTCTCCACCGCCGCCGCATATGAAGCATTCGCCGCATCCGTGCCGGGCCTGCCGGCCGGTTGCGTCACCAACCCATACGGTAGCGCGGGCAGTGCCGGCGACGACAACTGGAACGGCGGCAGCAGCTTTTACATCAACCAGGACCCGAACAGCCCGTTCTACGGCAAGCCCTACGGCACCGTGGATAACCCGTTCCCGATCGGTGCACCGATTGGCTATGTCGTCCAATCGACGGCCTCATTCGGTGACGGCGGCCTCACAAAGGGCTTCGGGACGACTGACCAGCGAGAGTCCGGCTATGTTGACTATGGCTTCAATGCCCGGGCGACCTATACGCTGAACGATTATGTCGAAGTCGTCGCCGGTGTTCAGAACACAAGCTACAAAGACAATTCCGACGACTCCTTCGGTGTGCGGGACGTGAAGCTGACCAGCACAGGTGTCTATGCTGACCTGCGCCTGTCCCTGCCCGTTCTGGAAGGTTTCAGCGGTTCGTTCGCGGCCCGCCAGGACTTCAACGACAACTTTGACGACCAGTCTGTCTGGAAAGTCGGCCTCCGTCAGAACTTCGGCCATGGCCTCTATGCACGCGGCTCGGGCGGTACATCATACAGCCTTCCAAAGATCGATGAAATCGGTGCCTTCGGTGCGGGCGCAAACATCAATCCCGGGCTGCAGCCGCAGGAAGTCGATGCGTTCAACATTGGTGCGGGGATCGATGGTGACATCTTCGGCGGCACGTACAATGTCGAGCTCGGTTACTTCGAGACAGACATCAAGAACCTGTTCTCCAGCCGCGCGGTCGGTGCAGTTTGTCTGCAATACGCAAACGACATCGCCAATCCGCTGTTCAGCAACCTGACGAATGACACAGCCGCAATTGAGCAGAACCGCCGAAACATTATCGCACCGGACGATTTCTGCGGTACCGCTGCAAGCGGCCTCTCCGATCCTGGGGAATCTGTTGCCGTCAACGCATTGGCCAATCAGGACATCAAGGGCTTCACCATCGACGTCGCATTCGACTTCGACAAATGGCAGGCTGACTTCAGCTACACCGACATGGAATCGCTGGAACCGAACCCGGTTTACGGAACACTGGCACGCCTGGACGGCACATCGACCAATCTCGATTTTGTCATCCCCGGAAAGGCCGGAAGCTCCGAGCACCGCCAGTCGTCGGAACGCCCGGAGTGGACGCTGTCCGGCCTCGTCACCTACACGCCGAATGACAACTGGGTGTTCGCTCTGAACCCGCGCTGGCAGGGACCGGAATGGGCCTATGCCGGGACCAGCCTGGCCCGCCTCGTGGACGCTGACGGCAACCGCGTCGTGGACGACATGAACTTCGGCGATTACTTCGTTCTCAACGGGTCCGTTCAATACTTCATGGGAGACAGGAAGCAGCACCGGTTCCTGATCCGCGGCGTGAACCTGCTGGGCGAAGACTATTTCGAGCGCGCCTCCGGCGGGTCGACCTACACACGTGACCGGGCCGTTGTCCGGGGCGAGATCGGCCCGAACGACAGCGCTTACTACAGGCAGTATGGCTGGAACGGGAAACCACGGTCCTTCTGGATCCAGTACGAATACTCGTTCTAA
- a CDS encoding HAD-IA family hydrolase has protein sequence MAHGFSPASSAEIASVMQTARGFLVDWDGCCAIDNQLTESATAFLRAYHARTVIVSNNSSNTVDDFLEILSRDGIVMRREQIVLAGVEAIDRAAMAGEVDVMVLAHPRMRAVARNIGIRLNRDEAEIVVLLRDTRFSYSRLERAANALRKGARLIVANPDLTHPGAAGRIKPETGALLSALGSCVNLDAVDMEVVGKPKPGLYLKACRALDLAPEDVVMLGDNPATDLAGAQALGMHALLVRADEPGVLEALARSVRF, from the coding sequence ATGGCGCATGGCTTTTCGCCTGCCTCGTCGGCAGAGATCGCGAGTGTTATGCAAACGGCAAGAGGCTTCCTTGTCGATTGGGATGGCTGCTGTGCCATCGACAACCAACTGACTGAGTCTGCGACTGCTTTCCTGCGGGCATATCACGCGCGCACAGTGATCGTGTCGAACAATTCCTCCAACACCGTGGACGATTTTCTCGAAATTCTCTCCCGGGACGGAATTGTCATGCGGCGGGAGCAAATTGTCCTTGCGGGCGTCGAGGCCATTGATCGGGCAGCCATGGCCGGAGAGGTCGATGTGATGGTTCTGGCGCACCCGCGCATGCGGGCCGTCGCGCGGAATATCGGTATCCGCCTGAACCGGGATGAAGCTGAAATCGTCGTCCTGCTGCGGGATACGCGCTTTAGCTATAGCCGCCTGGAGCGGGCGGCGAATGCGCTTCGGAAAGGCGCGCGCCTGATCGTTGCCAATCCGGATCTGACCCACCCCGGTGCTGCGGGCCGGATCAAACCGGAGACCGGCGCGCTTCTCTCCGCACTGGGATCATGTGTAAATCTTGATGCTGTTGATATGGAGGTGGTCGGCAAACCAAAGCCGGGCCTTTATCTCAAGGCATGCCGCGCGCTCGACCTCGCGCCGGAAGACGTCGTCATGTTGGGCGACAATCCCGCAACAGACCTGGCCGGTGCCCAGGCATTGGGAATGCACGCCTTATTGGTCCGCGCCGATGAGCCGGGTGTCCTGGAGGCCCTGGCGAGGAGCGTCCGCTTCTAG
- a CDS encoding MurR/RpiR family transcriptional regulator: MSESKPKRKSTTKKRGDVPIVDNVMTRIRIRHPSLGPSTRSIADYILENPRQVVGMSVTELAEATGASDGSVINLCRQLDLSGFQQLKLSLAQEVVQPVQFIHEDLQPTDTTPTVCRKTFHAGIQALRDTLSILDADAIDEAVNIIRAADRVEIYGIGSSAPIAEDAQYRMLRIGIDAKVVVDSHIQAISASRTAPNVAVLTISHSGATHETLAATRLAKEAGAKTIIVTNFSSSPLQAYADVKLFTMARETKFRTEAMTSRIAQLCVLDALIAALALADYDRATDTLKKTFDVLSLKRF; encoded by the coding sequence ATGTCTGAGAGCAAACCCAAACGCAAAAGCACCACCAAAAAGCGCGGTGACGTTCCGATCGTGGACAACGTCATGACCCGCATCCGGATTCGCCACCCCTCACTGGGGCCCAGCACGCGCTCCATTGCCGACTACATCCTGGAAAACCCCCGTCAGGTGGTCGGCATGTCCGTGACCGAACTGGCCGAGGCCACAGGCGCGAGCGATGGCAGCGTCATCAACCTTTGCCGCCAGCTGGATCTGTCCGGTTTCCAGCAGTTGAAGCTCAGCCTCGCACAGGAAGTCGTGCAACCGGTCCAGTTCATTCATGAAGACCTGCAACCAACCGACACAACCCCAACCGTTTGCCGGAAAACCTTCCACGCAGGCATTCAGGCCCTGCGCGACACGCTCTCTATTCTGGATGCGGACGCCATCGACGAAGCCGTCAATATTATCCGGGCCGCCGACCGTGTCGAAATCTACGGCATCGGATCTTCCGCCCCGATAGCGGAAGATGCGCAATACCGTATGCTACGGATCGGGATTGATGCGAAAGTCGTTGTCGATAGTCACATTCAGGCAATCAGCGCTTCACGCACGGCCCCGAACGTTGCGGTCCTGACCATCTCGCACTCAGGGGCAACACACGAAACGCTTGCGGCAACCCGCCTCGCCAAAGAGGCCGGCGCAAAGACGATCATCGTGACAAACTTCTCCAGTTCCCCTCTCCAGGCCTATGCCGATGTGAAACTGTTCACGATGGCGCGCGAAACCAAGTTCCGGACCGAAGCCATGACCAGCCGTATCGCGCAGCTTTGCGTCCTCGACGCGCTGATCGCCGCGCTCGCCCTCGCCGACTATGATCGCGCCACCGATACACTAAAGAAAACATTTGATGTTTTGTCCCTGAAGCGCTTCTAG
- a CDS encoding phosphate/phosphite/phosphonate ABC transporter substrate-binding protein, translated as MRLVMLLVVLAGLCLSGLPAKAERAGTEASPLRVLLIPADGGTEDGTRADFLPLFNAITRTSGIHFDVQTGQSYAAVIEGMCAGQAEIAWLGPVSYVEAHRRGCADLLAIEERDGGSTYYAGIFVSRASGIDTPDKLTGKSIALGSQHSASSFSYPLAMLSKAGIDPLRDLGAIRITGSHANSLLALQNGLVDAAGASFISFERAVNQGGLDASGFRLLIKSDPIPNPPIAMHPGLPGPVKELLKTSLGNVHRTPGIRPVSIRGYGGKQVDRYNTDVSDALFDAMASTIGFIDTDYQTAILRKSGS; from the coding sequence ATGCGTCTGGTAATGCTCCTGGTTGTCCTGGCGGGTTTGTGCCTTAGCGGCCTTCCGGCAAAAGCTGAACGTGCAGGCACAGAGGCCAGTCCACTTCGTGTGCTGTTGATTCCCGCAGATGGCGGCACGGAAGACGGGACCAGGGCGGATTTCCTCCCCTTGTTTAACGCCATCACCCGCACCAGCGGCATTCATTTCGATGTCCAGACCGGGCAAAGCTATGCAGCGGTCATTGAGGGCATGTGCGCGGGTCAGGCGGAGATTGCCTGGCTCGGGCCTGTGTCATACGTTGAAGCGCACCGGCGTGGCTGCGCCGACCTGCTCGCGATTGAGGAGCGGGATGGAGGTTCGACTTACTATGCTGGCATCTTCGTATCCAGGGCATCCGGCATCGATACGCCGGATAAGTTGACCGGCAAGTCCATCGCGCTCGGATCTCAGCACTCGGCCAGCAGCTTTTCCTATCCGCTTGCGATGTTGTCGAAGGCCGGTATCGATCCGCTGCGCGATCTTGGCGCGATCCGGATTACCGGTAGCCATGCGAACAGCCTGCTGGCTTTGCAGAATGGTCTGGTCGATGCGGCCGGGGCGTCCTTCATTTCGTTCGAACGGGCCGTGAATCAAGGCGGGCTGGACGCATCCGGGTTCCGGTTGCTGATCAAATCGGATCCCATTCCGAACCCGCCCATCGCCATGCATCCGGGACTGCCGGGGCCTGTAAAGGAGTTGCTGAAAACCTCTCTTGGCAACGTCCACCGCACACCCGGCATTCGCCCGGTATCGATCCGCGGCTATGGCGGCAAACAGGTGGACCGCTACAATACGGATGTTTCCGACGCGTTGTTCGATGCGATGGCCAGCACAATCGGCTTTATCGATACAGACTACCAAACGGCCATCCTGCGTAAATCCGGTTCCTGA
- a CDS encoding phosphonate ABC transporter ATP-binding protein: MTSTPSHAQTPDAALTVNAARKAYPSGPTVLDGVSLRIEPGSFCVLLGASGSGKTTLLRSIIGLVPLDAGTIDISGTILTPKSIRRARRAIGMVHQDFGLSARLTAAQNVMAGTAPGLPIWRLLFQAYPKEVQDRACELLSHVGLEEGHVNRPVSGLSGGQKQRVGIARALINRPKLILADEPVASLDPQTAQDIMDLLRRTAKEQGVAVLCSLHQISLSRTYADRIIGLRQGKIVFDGPPGQLSPDVLTLIFGAGRGTFAPSMAVA; the protein is encoded by the coding sequence ATGACCAGCACGCCTTCTCACGCGCAAACGCCTGATGCGGCATTGACGGTGAATGCCGCACGCAAAGCCTATCCGTCCGGGCCGACTGTTCTTGACGGTGTCTCACTCAGGATCGAGCCGGGCAGCTTCTGCGTTCTGCTCGGCGCTTCCGGGTCGGGGAAGACGACCCTGTTGCGCTCAATTATCGGGCTGGTTCCTCTGGATGCTGGAACGATCGACATAAGCGGGACAATTCTCACGCCGAAATCAATACGCCGCGCACGTCGCGCAATCGGCATGGTGCATCAGGATTTCGGCCTGTCTGCACGATTGACAGCCGCACAGAATGTCATGGCTGGCACGGCGCCCGGCCTGCCGATCTGGCGCTTGCTGTTTCAGGCATATCCGAAAGAGGTTCAGGACAGAGCCTGTGAGTTGCTCTCGCATGTCGGTCTTGAAGAAGGACACGTGAACCGTCCTGTCAGCGGGCTCTCCGGCGGACAGAAGCAGCGCGTCGGAATCGCACGTGCACTGATAAATAGACCCAAGCTGATCCTGGCCGACGAGCCCGTCGCCAGCCTGGACCCTCAGACCGCGCAGGACATTATGGATCTTCTTCGTCGTACCGCGAAAGAACAGGGTGTGGCGGTGCTCTGCTCCTTGCACCAGATCAGCCTCTCGCGCACCTATGCTGACCGTATCATCGGGTTGCGTCAGGGGAAGATCGTATTTGACGGCCCGCCCGGACAACTCAGCCCGGATGTGCTTACCCTCATTTTCGGCGCCGGACGTGGAACCTTCGCGCCGTCCATGGCGGTCGCCTGA